A window from Pseudobutyrivibrio ruminis HUN009 encodes these proteins:
- the phnE gene encoding phosphonate ABC transporter, permease protein PhnE: MSIYDKVFKPHVYTLPNGKSVEKKASRGPVYAIIILAMCILSVKITGFNMTVLAQRIGEFFVIIGDMFKSPRLEFMDYVWGPIFDTIKMSLLGSLVGSLLSVPFAMLASTNVCRNKVVVSIVRLFFSIVRTIPTIVTALVATLIVGFGTLAGTISIAVFSFAYIGKLTYEEIETVDMGSFEAMEAMGATRPMAFITAIIPQVLPFFLSNCLFNFEGNVRYAAVLGYVGAGGIGIILNERISWRDYPSVGMILIALFVTVFIIESISRYFRKKLV; this comes from the coding sequence ATGAGTATTTATGATAAGGTTTTTAAACCTCACGTTTACACATTGCCTAATGGCAAATCCGTAGAGAAGAAAGCTTCCCGCGGCCCTGTTTACGCAATCATCATTTTGGCAATGTGTATTTTGTCAGTCAAGATTACAGGCTTCAACATGACAGTTTTAGCCCAGAGAATAGGAGAATTCTTCGTCATCATCGGCGATATGTTTAAGTCTCCTAGATTAGAATTTATGGATTACGTTTGGGGACCAATTTTCGACACTATCAAGATGTCACTTCTTGGTTCATTGGTAGGTTCACTTTTATCAGTGCCTTTCGCAATGCTTGCCAGCACAAACGTATGTCGCAACAAAGTAGTAGTTTCAATCGTTAGATTATTCTTTAGTATCGTAAGAACAATTCCTACTATCGTAACAGCTCTCGTAGCAACACTTATCGTAGGATTTGGTACACTTGCAGGTACTATTTCAATTGCAGTTTTCTCATTTGCTTACATTGGAAAGCTTACATACGAGGAAATTGAAACAGTAGATATGGGTTCATTTGAGGCAATGGAAGCTATGGGTGCAACACGTCCAATGGCATTCATTACAGCAATCATCCCACAGGTATTGCCATTCTTCTTATCTAACTGCCTCTTCAACTTCGAAGGAAATGTTAGATATGCAGCAGTACTTGGTTATGTAGGTGCCGGCGGTATCGGTATTATTCTTAACGAGCGTATTTCTTGGAGAGATTATCCAAGCGTTGGTATGATTCTTATAGCACTCTTCGTTACGGTATTTATCATTGAATCAATCAGCAGATATTTCCGTAAGAAATTGGTTTAA
- a CDS encoding bifunctional metallophosphatase/5'-nucleotidase, which translates to MRILFTSDTHGHLNPVNYAKNCPENSGLFCISSQIKKDDDTLIIDGGDSLQGTPLMTYYLEHKDEYNFHPMAEGFNEMGLDYYTFGNHDFNFGYDAIVDYANSMNATLVCANVLDKGGKLDIKKHVIHTMADGTKVGITGAVTGYVNVWEQPANLELLQVLEPMDVLKEEYEYLKDKCDITVCIYHGGFEEDLATGKLLSDTTENQACKMAREFGFDILLTGHQHMPVEGVEIDGTYGVQPPSNATKFCELQVVRGDDGLSISSKLVEVNPVDERLQYIIDEHGFMDDLTDCVEVWLDQPIGSLEKEIAPESKIDAAVNGSKVAAIFNQVQLDFTGADFSCTSLANDPLGLKKEITVRDVLAIYQFANTVEVKQVTKAVIKEALERCAEYFDYDAATNEVKISKVFLEPKVEHYNYDFYAGLEYTFDITRPVGDRVVTLKKLDGTELSDTETYTLSTSNYRATGTGGYECIGNAPLARSYSEEMPDLVIDFIRKNTPVGEIVNSKFKIVY; encoded by the coding sequence ATGCGTATCTTATTTACATCTGATACACATGGTCATCTAAATCCTGTGAATTATGCGAAAAACTGCCCTGAGAACTCAGGGCTTTTTTGCATTTCTTCCCAGATAAAAAAAGACGATGATACATTGATTATTGACGGTGGCGATTCTCTCCAGGGAACTCCACTTATGACATATTATTTAGAGCACAAGGATGAATACAATTTCCATCCTATGGCCGAGGGCTTCAATGAAATGGGCCTTGATTACTACACATTTGGTAATCATGATTTCAACTTTGGTTATGATGCAATTGTGGATTATGCAAATAGCATGAATGCAACACTTGTATGTGCTAATGTTTTAGATAAGGGCGGCAAGCTTGATATTAAAAAGCACGTGATTCATACAATGGCAGACGGCACAAAGGTAGGAATCACAGGTGCAGTTACAGGCTATGTAAACGTATGGGAGCAGCCAGCAAATTTGGAGCTTCTCCAGGTGCTTGAGCCAATGGATGTGCTAAAAGAAGAGTATGAGTATCTCAAGGATAAATGCGATATCACTGTATGCATTTATCACGGTGGATTCGAAGAAGACTTAGCTACAGGAAAGCTTTTATCAGATACTACAGAAAATCAGGCATGCAAAATGGCCCGAGAGTTTGGCTTTGATATTTTACTCACAGGTCATCAGCATATGCCAGTTGAGGGTGTTGAAATTGATGGCACTTACGGTGTTCAGCCACCATCAAATGCCACAAAGTTCTGCGAGCTACAGGTTGTAAGGGGCGATGATGGACTTAGTATTTCATCTAAGCTTGTGGAGGTAAATCCTGTTGATGAAAGACTTCAGTACATTATCGATGAGCACGGTTTCATGGATGACTTAACTGACTGCGTAGAGGTTTGGTTGGATCAGCCAATCGGCTCATTGGAAAAGGAAATTGCTCCAGAGTCAAAGATAGATGCAGCAGTGAATGGCAGCAAGGTGGCAGCAATTTTCAACCAGGTGCAGCTTGATTTCACAGGTGCAGATTTCTCATGCACTAGCCTTGCAAATGACCCACTTGGACTAAAGAAGGAGATTACTGTAAGAGACGTACTTGCAATTTATCAATTCGCAAATACGGTAGAAGTAAAGCAGGTAACAAAGGCAGTCATCAAGGAAGCATTGGAAAGATGTGCTGAGTACTTCGACTACGATGCTGCTACTAATGAAGTAAAGATTTCCAAGGTATTCCTTGAGCCAAAGGTAGAGCACTACAACTATGATTTCTACGCTGGCCTCGAGTACACATTTGATATCACTCGCCCAGTAGGAGATAGAGTTGTCACTCTCAAAAAGCTAGACGGAACAGAGCTTTCTGACACAGAAACCTACACACTTTCCACCAGTAACTACCGAGCAACAGGCACCGGCGGATACGAATGCATCGGCAATGCTCCATTGGCTCGCAGCTACTCAGAAGAAATGCCAGACTTGGTTATTGATTTCATCAGGAAGAACACTCCTGTCGGAGAAATTGTAAATAGCAAATTTAAGATTGTATATTAA
- the phnE gene encoding phosphonate ABC transporter, permease protein PhnE, with protein MNSRIEQAYEKRPKNWVYNTCIAVITLALIAWSCSAVEATGAADGSSTIAWNIIKGLFTPDLGFLFDFSTSGVPYLMLETICIAFLGTIVGAIISIPLAFVSAVNLVPKPIAFIGRIVLMAIRTIPAFVYGLMFIRVTGPGAFAGLLTMGVCSVGMITKMYTEAIEDLDIHVIESLDAAGCSTWQKIRYGILPQLMPNFASTAIYRFDINLRDATILGLVGAGGFGAPLIFAMNAYRWNEAGAILAGLIILILVIEYISTKIRTKLTRG; from the coding sequence ATGAATAGTAGAATAGAACAAGCTTATGAAAAGAGACCCAAGAATTGGGTTTACAATACATGCATCGCTGTAATCACACTTGCTCTTATTGCGTGGAGCTGCAGTGCAGTAGAGGCAACAGGTGCAGCAGATGGAAGCAGCACAATTGCATGGAACATCATCAAGGGACTTTTTACACCTGACCTTGGATTTTTATTTGACTTTTCCACATCAGGCGTACCATATTTGATGCTTGAGACAATTTGTATTGCATTCCTTGGTACAATTGTAGGTGCTATCATTTCAATACCACTTGCTTTTGTTTCAGCAGTAAACTTAGTACCAAAGCCAATCGCGTTCATTGGACGAATCGTTCTTATGGCCATTCGTACAATCCCAGCATTTGTTTACGGTCTTATGTTTATCCGTGTTACAGGACCTGGTGCTTTCGCCGGTCTTCTCACAATGGGCGTTTGCTCAGTTGGTATGATTACAAAGATGTACACAGAAGCAATCGAGGATTTGGATATTCACGTTATCGAGTCACTTGATGCAGCAGGATGCAGCACATGGCAGAAAATCCGCTACGGTATTTTGCCACAGCTTATGCCAAACTTTGCATCAACAGCAATCTACAGATTTGATATCAACCTTAGAGATGCAACAATCCTTGGTTTAGTTGGTGCCGGTGGTTTCGGTGCTCCACTTATCTTTGCAATGAATGCATACAGATGGAACGAGGCAGGAGCAATCCTTGCTGGATTAATTATATTGATTCTTGTTATTGAGTACATCTCAACAAAAATCAGAACTAAGCTCACTAGAGGTTAA
- the greA gene encoding transcription elongation factor GreA → MGERLTKGDIEKIQAEIDERKLVLRPKLLEEVKETRAQGDLSENFEYHEAKRAKNMNDSRIRYLEKMLKFAEVVDDTSADDEIGINNTVTIYIPEDDCEETYKLVTSIRGNSLKGLISIESPLGAAIRGKHVGDKATVKVNDSYSYEVEIRNIDKTTTDEDDQIKRY, encoded by the coding sequence ATGGGCGAGCGTCTTACAAAAGGAGATATAGAAAAGATTCAGGCCGAGATAGATGAGCGCAAGCTAGTTCTTAGACCAAAGTTATTAGAAGAAGTAAAGGAAACCAGAGCACAAGGGGATCTTTCCGAGAACTTTGAGTATCATGAAGCAAAACGAGCAAAGAATATGAACGATAGCCGTATACGTTATCTTGAAAAAATGCTTAAGTTTGCAGAGGTAGTAGATGATACAAGTGCAGATGATGAGATTGGTATAAATAATACAGTTACAATATACATTCCAGAGGATGATTGCGAGGAAACATATAAGCTTGTTACAAGCATCCGCGGCAATTCATTAAAGGGACTTATTTCCATAGAATCGCCTTTAGGTGCAGCCATCCGAGGAAAGCATGTTGGTGATAAAGCAACAGTAAAGGTTAATGACAGCTATTCATACGAGGTAGAAATTCGTAATATCGATAAGACTACAACTGATGAGGATGATCAAATCAAGCGTTATTAA